Proteins found in one Mesorhizobium sp. CAU 1732 genomic segment:
- a CDS encoding DUF1403 family protein — MILRPEPSQPDTDQPLAPVVSNWLRRAVSGTRAVDAQAFGQHTIEDAALVTGAAIAALDAVVRRQDRSAGVWRQRLGLAAAAVTAGAAGRVEDEAALRDAASLTRPGDEIGPAGRLLLAWRRLATRPPGELLTEGDLAAVLEAFGYARDDEAVRDLAEDLRELRASAGVVGTSTGAFDAAERYGFGHPFGCWLADALLAQRLGWSRAIPLLGTEAGVRAGAGRRRDPAAGMSFTERAADRTTAILAGQARAALRAIDLSSELERRAEKLLAVAPKLRARAAKAVVAKLLTDDAMVASDRIAGISDRGLRRLFDRLVELGAVRELSGRSTFRIYGL; from the coding sequence ATGATTCTGCGGCCCGAACCTTCTCAGCCAGACACTGATCAACCCCTCGCGCCGGTTGTATCGAACTGGCTGCGCCGGGCGGTTTCCGGCACACGGGCGGTTGATGCACAAGCCTTTGGGCAACACACCATCGAGGATGCCGCGCTCGTCACAGGTGCCGCTATTGCCGCGCTCGATGCGGTCGTGCGCCGGCAGGACAGGTCGGCGGGAGTATGGCGGCAGCGGCTGGGGCTCGCCGCTGCCGCAGTCACCGCAGGGGCCGCAGGCCGCGTGGAGGACGAAGCGGCCTTGCGCGACGCGGCGTCGCTGACGCGACCGGGAGACGAGATCGGACCTGCGGGCCGCCTGCTGCTGGCCTGGCGCAGGCTGGCGACTCGGCCGCCGGGCGAGCTTCTGACCGAAGGAGACCTCGCCGCGGTGCTGGAGGCGTTCGGCTATGCTCGCGACGATGAAGCGGTTCGCGATCTCGCGGAAGACCTTCGCGAGCTCCGGGCAAGCGCCGGGGTGGTCGGGACGTCGACCGGCGCATTTGACGCTGCCGAACGCTACGGCTTCGGGCATCCTTTCGGATGCTGGCTCGCGGATGCGCTGCTGGCGCAGCGGCTGGGGTGGTCCCGTGCCATACCGCTGCTGGGCACCGAGGCCGGCGTGAGGGCGGGTGCCGGTCGCCGGCGGGACCCGGCCGCGGGCATGTCGTTCACCGAGCGGGCGGCCGATCGGACGACGGCAATTCTGGCAGGGCAGGCGCGCGCCGCGCTGCGCGCCATCGATCTGTCGAGCGAACTCGAACGCCGTGCGGAAAAGCTCCTCGCCGTAGCCCCGAAACTCAGGGCCAGGGCGGCAAAAGCCGTCGTCGCAAAGCTGCTGACCGACGACGCAATGGTGGCATCGGACAGAATCGCCGGAATAAGCGATCGCGGCCTGCGCCGCCTGTTCGACCGGCTGGTCGAACTCGGCGCGGTGCGCGAACTGTCCGGACGCTCGACCTTCCGCATCTACGGGCTGTGA
- a CDS encoding SMC-Scp complex subunit ScpB produces the protein MAERAARKRKADQEAAALFDRELDHLPPEARWRAWMHRVEAVIFAAAEPVTRETLARVVGKGCSIDLLIDDIREDLRGRPYDLVAVAGGWKHLTRPSYADAIRAAVGASERAVDLSQLEMLVLMCIAYFQPITRAELSSFFGKEVSRDLIGHLRGAKLIASGPRSPTPGAPYTYVTTKDFLLEFGFDTLRDLPDFEALEDAGLLSKEKLLSGDIPVGLAAGEGEGEAGAEDGV, from the coding sequence ATGGCGGAGAGAGCGGCCAGGAAACGAAAAGCGGACCAGGAAGCCGCGGCTCTGTTCGACCGGGAACTGGACCATCTGCCGCCGGAGGCGCGGTGGCGTGCATGGATGCATCGCGTCGAGGCGGTGATTTTCGCCGCCGCCGAACCGGTCACGCGCGAGACGCTGGCGCGGGTGGTGGGCAAGGGTTGCAGCATCGATCTTCTGATCGACGACATCCGCGAGGACCTGCGCGGCCGGCCCTACGATCTGGTCGCCGTCGCCGGTGGCTGGAAGCATCTGACCCGGCCATCCTATGCGGACGCCATCCGCGCGGCTGTCGGCGCAAGCGAGCGCGCCGTCGACCTCAGCCAGTTGGAGATGCTGGTGCTGATGTGCATCGCCTATTTCCAGCCGATCACGCGCGCCGAACTGTCGTCCTTCTTCGGCAAGGAGGTTTCGCGCGACCTGATCGGTCACCTGCGCGGCGCAAAGCTGATCGCCTCGGGGCCGCGCAGCCCCACGCCGGGGGCGCCTTACACCTACGTCACGACCAAGGACTTCCTGCTGGAGTTCGGCTTCGACACGCTGCGCGACCTGCCCGATTTCGAGGCGCTGGAGGATGCCGGACTGCTCTCGAAGGAGAAGCTTCTAAGCGGCGATATTCCGGTCGGGCTGGCTGCGGGGGAGGGGGAGGGTGAAGCAGGGGCGGAAGACGGGGTCTGA
- a CDS encoding nuclear transport factor 2 family protein, with protein MPDQQTDRLAIRDLLENWAVWRDAGDWERFRTVWHDDGRMMATWFQGTADEFIAVSKAGFEKGVRILHFLGGTSIDLSGERAIAQTKMTISQRADVEGVACDVVCTGRFYDFLEKRDGRWGVVLRQPIYEKDRLDPIDPTRTPKLDPSVLEGFPEGYRHLAYLQAGIGYPVKRDMPGLTGPEVTALYSRGKSWLSGGAL; from the coding sequence ATGCCAGACCAGCAGACCGACCGCCTTGCAATCAGAGATCTGCTGGAGAACTGGGCCGTCTGGCGCGACGCCGGCGACTGGGAGAGATTCCGCACCGTCTGGCATGACGACGGCCGCATGATGGCCACATGGTTCCAGGGCACGGCGGACGAATTCATCGCGGTCAGCAAGGCGGGCTTTGAGAAAGGCGTGCGCATCCTGCATTTCCTGGGCGGCACGTCGATCGACCTGTCGGGCGAACGCGCCATCGCGCAGACCAAGATGACCATCAGCCAGCGGGCGGATGTCGAGGGCGTCGCCTGCGACGTCGTATGCACCGGGCGCTTCTACGATTTCCTTGAAAAGCGCGATGGCCGCTGGGGCGTCGTGCTGCGTCAGCCGATCTACGAAAAGGACCGGCTCGATCCGATCGACCCGACCCGGACGCCGAAACTGGATCCTTCCGTGCTCGAGGGTTTTCCCGAAGGTTACCGTCACCTGGCCTATCTGCAGGCCGGCATCGGCTACCCCGTCAAGCGCGACATGCCGGGCCTGACGGGACCGGAAGTGACCGCACTGTACAGCCGCGGCAAGTCCTGGCTTTCAGGCGGCGCGCTCTGA
- a CDS encoding TIM barrel protein produces the protein MPMLSLAHFTIIKAGPLELVEFAARAGFDAVGLRIQPPMAAEAIVPVVGDPQMQRAIKARLRDTGLTLLDVEAFWLMADTDMDAFMAGIETGAELGARHVLVVGNDPDRPRLLDRFARFCDHAKDCGIVPMLEFIPYSQIRSLAEAHAFLVEAGTPDAGLLVDSLHLSRSGGSPAEIAGYDPALFRYAHLCDAPGPIPPADQLRHEARNERLYPGEGGLWLEDFVAAFPAGTPFAIEAPAARHAALGMAEQAALAARMSRDVIERAGRS, from the coding sequence ATGCCGATGCTTTCGCTCGCACATTTCACCATCATCAAGGCAGGTCCTCTTGAACTCGTGGAATTCGCCGCCCGCGCGGGGTTCGACGCCGTTGGCCTCAGGATACAGCCGCCGATGGCGGCCGAGGCGATCGTGCCCGTGGTGGGTGACCCGCAGATGCAGCGCGCGATCAAGGCCAGGCTGCGCGACACCGGCCTGACACTGCTCGACGTGGAGGCGTTCTGGCTGATGGCCGATACCGACATGGATGCATTCATGGCGGGTATCGAGACGGGCGCGGAACTCGGCGCCCGGCATGTGCTCGTCGTCGGCAACGACCCGGACCGGCCGCGGCTGCTCGATCGTTTCGCGCGGTTCTGCGACCATGCGAAGGATTGCGGCATCGTGCCGATGCTCGAATTCATTCCCTACAGCCAGATACGGTCATTGGCCGAAGCGCATGCGTTCCTGGTGGAAGCGGGCACACCGGATGCGGGACTGCTGGTCGATTCGCTGCATCTCAGCCGTTCCGGCGGCTCTCCCGCCGAGATCGCCGGCTACGATCCCGCATTGTTCCGCTACGCTCACCTCTGCGATGCGCCCGGCCCCATTCCCCCCGCCGACCAGTTGCGCCACGAGGCGCGCAACGAGCGTCTCTATCCGGGCGAAGGCGGATTGTGGCTGGAGGACTTCGTCGCTGCGTTTCCGGCAGGGACGCCGTTCGCGATCGAGGCTCCGGCCGCGCGCCATGCCGCTCTGGGCATGGCGGAACAGGCCGCGCTTGCCGCCCGCATGTCGCGGGACGTCATTGAAAGGGCGGGCCGATCGTGA
- a CDS encoding LysR family transcriptional regulator — protein MDILGLEAFIRIAECGSFRRAATAMNLSQTALSHRIKKLEQDVGLSLLQRTTRTLTLTRAGQDFFPKARDMMLRLNTLYEDLKVEGRRAHERVAIGCLSSLGERYLPSVLRTFRERFPSVNISIHDEHAAVLCDRVLSGDIQFALTILGAQHWAQKSRVLFEEDFVAAVPVDHPLADRTHLAWADLVGHPLARVSTTTSHGFILSESLNTFPHELDWRYEVQRTHMAGSLVVAGLAITVLPRPAIPTHESVRIIPITEPTIRRTVGIISLSGVPLSAHAVQLQRILLREIAKTSARSGSRPSRHPQEIRAEIA, from the coding sequence ATGGACATTCTCGGCCTCGAGGCATTCATCCGGATCGCCGAATGCGGCAGCTTTCGGCGCGCGGCGACGGCGATGAACCTGTCGCAGACAGCGCTCAGCCATCGCATCAAGAAACTGGAACAGGATGTCGGGCTGAGCCTCTTGCAGCGCACCACCCGGACGCTGACGCTGACACGCGCAGGCCAGGACTTCTTCCCCAAGGCGCGCGACATGATGCTGCGGCTCAACACCCTCTACGAGGATCTGAAGGTCGAAGGCAGGCGCGCGCATGAGCGCGTCGCCATCGGATGCCTGAGTTCGCTCGGCGAGCGCTACCTGCCCTCGGTGCTGCGGACGTTTCGCGAGCGCTTTCCCTCCGTCAACATCAGCATCCACGACGAGCATGCCGCGGTGCTGTGCGATCGCGTGCTGTCGGGCGACATCCAGTTCGCCCTGACGATCCTCGGCGCGCAGCACTGGGCACAGAAGTCGCGCGTCCTGTTCGAGGAGGATTTCGTCGCAGCCGTGCCGGTGGACCATCCGCTCGCCGACCGGACGCACCTCGCCTGGGCGGACCTCGTCGGACACCCGCTTGCCAGGGTATCGACCACCACCAGCCACGGCTTCATTCTCAGCGAGAGCCTGAACACGTTCCCGCATGAACTCGATTGGCGCTACGAGGTGCAACGCACGCATATGGCGGGGAGCCTGGTCGTCGCCGGTCTCGCGATCACCGTCCTGCCCCGCCCCGCCATCCCCACGCATGAAAGCGTGCGCATCATTCCGATCACCGAGCCGACGATCCGGCGCACCGTGGGCATCATCTCGCTGAGCGGCGTGCCGCTGTCGGCCCATGCCGTGCAACTCCAGCGTATCCTGCTGCGCGAGATCGCGAAGACGTCCGCCAGGTCCGGCAGCCGCCCATCCAGGCACCCTCAGGAAATTCGAGCCGAAATCGCCTGA
- a CDS encoding FAD-dependent oxidoreductase translates to MGTMEPEGGRLFFQAETFETQRQERRRLSTRVIEEPAQPVHVHTECDVLVVGGGPAGTAAAVAAARLGADVVLLERYNHLGGLSTGGLVIWIDRMSDWSGKHVIRGFAEEVLSRLTRDKIAGPEKADWGSRDPEKVAYWSLRTAAYHNTVTYSPTLDPEWLKAESLAMVLDAGVHPIFHAWGARPLVEDGRVTGCVFESKEGRRAVLAKVTIDATGDGDLFARAGSDFDTEVDQRDIHGCMNTSWMFAGVDMNAFLRFRAETPEQYTQFMARGRETMRYFERPVVSWRNEVAVFMGPRLSGYSALKVEDLSEVEIRSHQLMLEHLAFYREHAPGFRDAYIMVSGSQLGVRHGRRLVGMGKLTREMWDGRTVADEIGVSPSLSPKFANVSVPYSTMVPQSVGGLLAPGRHLSCDATSHSFMREIPQCWLTGHAAGVAAALAADRGLQPAQVPISELRSNLLAQGAYLNPLEEMAEA, encoded by the coding sequence ATGGGCACGATGGAACCGGAGGGAGGACGCCTGTTCTTCCAGGCGGAAACGTTCGAAACGCAGCGCCAGGAACGACGCAGATTGTCGACGCGCGTGATCGAGGAGCCGGCGCAGCCCGTCCACGTGCATACGGAATGTGACGTTCTCGTCGTCGGTGGCGGCCCCGCTGGAACAGCGGCGGCGGTCGCGGCAGCGCGCCTCGGCGCCGACGTCGTGCTTCTGGAGCGCTACAACCATCTCGGCGGCCTGTCGACCGGCGGTCTCGTCATCTGGATCGACCGGATGAGCGACTGGTCGGGCAAGCACGTCATCCGCGGATTTGCGGAAGAGGTGCTGTCGCGGCTGACGCGCGACAAGATCGCCGGTCCCGAGAAGGCCGACTGGGGATCCCGCGATCCCGAGAAGGTGGCCTACTGGTCGCTGCGAACGGCCGCCTATCACAACACGGTCACCTACTCGCCGACGCTCGATCCGGAATGGCTGAAGGCAGAATCGCTCGCGATGGTGCTGGATGCCGGCGTCCACCCGATCTTCCATGCCTGGGGAGCCCGTCCGCTGGTCGAGGACGGACGCGTCACCGGCTGCGTCTTCGAAAGCAAGGAGGGCCGCCGCGCGGTTCTCGCCAAGGTGACGATCGACGCCACGGGCGACGGCGACCTTTTCGCCCGCGCCGGTTCCGACTTCGACACCGAGGTCGACCAGCGCGACATTCATGGCTGCATGAACACCTCCTGGATGTTCGCGGGCGTCGACATGAATGCCTTCCTGCGGTTTCGCGCGGAGACGCCCGAGCAGTACACGCAGTTCATGGCGCGCGGCCGCGAGACGATGCGCTATTTCGAGCGGCCCGTCGTCTCGTGGCGCAACGAGGTGGCCGTGTTCATGGGCCCGCGCCTGTCAGGCTACTCCGCGCTGAAGGTCGAGGACCTGTCGGAAGTCGAGATCAGGAGCCACCAGTTGATGCTCGAGCACCTGGCCTTCTACCGCGAACACGCGCCGGGTTTCCGCGACGCCTACATCATGGTGTCAGGCTCGCAGCTCGGTGTCCGTCACGGCCGTCGTCTCGTCGGCATGGGCAAGCTGACGCGCGAGATGTGGGACGGGCGCACGGTTGCCGACGAGATCGGCGTCTCGCCGTCGCTGTCGCCGAAATTCGCCAACGTCTCGGTTCCCTATTCCACCATGGTGCCGCAGAGCGTAGGCGGCCTGCTGGCCCCCGGCCGGCACCTGTCGTGCGACGCGACGAGCCATTCCTTCATGCGCGAAATCCCGCAATGCTGGCTGACCGGCCACGCCGCCGGCGTGGCGGCGGCCCTTGCCGCGGATCGGGGGTTGCAACCCGCGCAGGTTCCTATTTCGGAGCTGAGGAGTAATCTGCTCGCCCAGGGCGCCTATCTGAACCCGCTGGAGGAAATGGCGGAGGCGTGA
- a CDS encoding ABC transporter substrate-binding protein, translating into MLKLTIRKAVAVAMMLGGAFTAGAAAAADVAPLDPPQTVKIAYVPIMKFATAYVADGQGIFEKYGLNVEFERVKSGTEAIAFLDQGTVDVGGISIVASLWSAWDRGLDIRIIAPGALDPMEDGPTKLLVRKDLSESGEVKTIADLKGKRIGAAGGPGSGGEYFVSKALELADLTIRDVELINIGNADMPASIEAKAVDAVLLSSPFSDQILDSGNGVMLAQDITPGLMTVAFVGSGKFVNERPEVAERFVLALAEAARMMQGADYLSQENLDAFMKHTASTEEALRSGSPVIYDPNVEIPVDGLSDLERVHRENGRTEYEEPLDISTVVDETFTAKAVETLGRQ; encoded by the coding sequence ATGTTGAAGTTGACGATCAGAAAGGCCGTCGCCGTGGCGATGATGCTCGGCGGCGCGTTTACGGCCGGGGCCGCGGCTGCCGCCGACGTGGCGCCGCTCGATCCGCCGCAGACCGTGAAGATCGCCTATGTGCCGATCATGAAGTTCGCGACCGCCTATGTTGCCGACGGCCAGGGCATCTTCGAGAAATACGGACTCAACGTCGAATTCGAACGCGTGAAGTCGGGCACGGAAGCGATCGCCTTCCTCGATCAGGGCACCGTCGATGTCGGCGGCATCTCCATCGTTGCTTCCCTCTGGTCGGCCTGGGATCGCGGCCTCGACATCCGCATCATCGCGCCCGGCGCGCTCGACCCGATGGAGGACGGTCCGACCAAGCTTCTGGTTCGCAAGGACCTGTCCGAAAGCGGCGAGGTCAAGACGATCGCCGACCTGAAGGGCAAGCGCATCGGTGCGGCGGGCGGACCGGGCAGCGGCGGCGAATACTTCGTCAGCAAGGCGCTGGAACTGGCCGACCTGACCATTCGCGATGTCGAGCTCATCAATATCGGCAATGCCGATATGCCTGCCTCGATCGAGGCGAAGGCGGTGGACGCGGTGCTGCTGAGCTCGCCCTTCTCCGACCAGATCCTCGATTCGGGCAATGGCGTCATGCTGGCGCAGGACATCACGCCGGGCCTGATGACGGTCGCTTTCGTCGGGTCGGGCAAGTTCGTCAACGAGCGGCCGGAGGTTGCCGAACGCTTCGTCCTCGCACTGGCGGAGGCGGCCCGCATGATGCAGGGCGCCGACTACCTGTCGCAGGAAAACCTCGATGCCTTCATGAAGCACACCGCATCGACCGAAGAAGCGCTGCGCAGCGGCAGCCCGGTGATCTACGATCCCAATGTCGAGATCCCGGTCGACGGCCTGTCCGACCTGGAGCGGGTCCACCGCGAGAACGGCCGCACCGAGTATGAAGAGCCGCTGGATATCTCCACGGTCGTCGACGAGACCTTCACGGCCAAGGCCGTCGAGACCCTCGGCAGACAGTAA
- a CDS encoding ABC transporter ATP-binding protein — MTSLSNSGASGAPKIAARNVSKIYPTVDGSMVALDDFSLDVADGEFVCIVGPSGCGKSTFLRMLAGLEDISLGTIDIRPGTEPGKPLNSVVFQEYAIFPWKTVIDNVAFGLQMRGIGLRQRQETARYWLDRVGLAKFANYYPHQISGGMKQRVSIIRALANDPEVLLMDEPLGALDAQTRVVLQEELLRIWEETRKTVVYITHSLDEAVLLGDRVILMSAQPGRRLATFDIDLPRPRSIDAMNTPRFAEYRAEIWNQLSSEVTRAMEMQQ, encoded by the coding sequence ATGACCAGCCTGTCAAACAGCGGCGCGTCCGGCGCGCCGAAGATCGCCGCACGCAACGTCTCGAAGATCTATCCGACCGTCGATGGCTCGATGGTGGCGCTCGACGATTTCAGCCTCGACGTCGCCGATGGGGAGTTCGTCTGCATCGTCGGACCGTCGGGATGCGGAAAGTCCACTTTCCTGCGCATGCTCGCCGGGCTGGAGGACATATCGCTGGGGACGATCGATATCCGCCCGGGCACGGAACCGGGCAAGCCGCTGAACAGCGTGGTCTTCCAGGAATACGCCATCTTCCCGTGGAAGACGGTGATCGACAATGTCGCCTTCGGCCTCCAGATGCGCGGCATAGGCCTGCGCCAGAGGCAGGAGACGGCCCGCTACTGGCTCGACCGGGTGGGTCTGGCGAAGTTCGCGAACTATTATCCTCACCAGATTTCGGGGGGCATGAAGCAGCGCGTCAGCATCATCCGCGCGCTCGCCAACGACCCGGAAGTGCTGCTGATGGACGAGCCGCTGGGCGCGCTGGACGCGCAGACGCGGGTGGTCCTGCAGGAAGAGCTGCTGCGGATCTGGGAAGAGACCCGCAAGACCGTCGTCTACATAACGCACAGCCTCGACGAGGCGGTGCTTCTGGGCGACCGCGTGATCCTGATGAGCGCGCAGCCGGGCCGCCGCCTGGCGACATTCGACATCGACCTGCCCCGCCCCAGGTCGATCGACGCGATGAACACGCCGCGCTTCGCGGAGTACCGCGCCGAGATCTGGAACCAGCTATCCAGCGAAGTGACCCGCGCGATGGAGATGCAGCAATGA
- a CDS encoding ABC transporter permease, with product MTEISAKSLSQGTGAPSTPRRAHAADRRAILMLLGAAVAFNALLAVTGLWRSLAWLAIIAGFVVLVLICERLGRMVPLRRRTAYERTLAFGFPALVLLMWQLAGDYGLINPTWFPQPSRIAAGLWDMTVRYDRFSETSLLGRPWLIPEYFSRDGFAGVWTLLSESHVLATISRVFIGFVLGAIPGILLGVVMGVNQTVRLMLDTTLSAIYVLPKIAIFPIVMLIFADPFGEGPKILVVALAVFILMTINTMAGVRGIDKVYLMAGRNYGANGWQMMRHVIIPGSLPVIFAGLRIALGTAMIVIISVEFLRAKQGVGFITFYYWEVLNPEKMYAGLVVVMMLGVMLTYGLQALQRRLMPWQR from the coding sequence ATGACCGAGATTTCAGCCAAATCGCTTTCGCAGGGCACGGGCGCGCCGAGCACTCCCCGTCGCGCTCATGCGGCAGACCGCCGCGCCATCCTCATGCTCCTCGGCGCGGCGGTCGCGTTCAACGCATTGCTCGCGGTCACCGGTCTCTGGCGCTCGCTTGCATGGCTCGCCATCATCGCCGGCTTCGTCGTCCTCGTCCTCATATGCGAGCGCCTCGGCCGCATGGTGCCTTTGCGTCGCCGCACGGCCTATGAGCGCACGCTTGCTTTCGGCTTTCCCGCACTGGTGCTGCTGATGTGGCAATTGGCGGGCGACTACGGCCTGATCAATCCGACATGGTTTCCCCAGCCCTCGCGCATCGCGGCAGGCCTGTGGGACATGACGGTGCGCTACGACCGGTTCTCCGAGACCAGCCTGCTGGGACGGCCTTGGCTGATTCCGGAATATTTCTCACGGGACGGGTTCGCGGGCGTCTGGACGCTCCTGTCGGAAAGCCATGTGCTGGCGACCATCAGCCGCGTTTTCATCGGCTTCGTGCTGGGGGCGATTCCCGGCATTCTTCTCGGCGTGGTGATGGGCGTCAACCAGACGGTGCGGCTGATGCTCGACACCACGCTGTCGGCGATCTACGTGCTGCCCAAGATCGCGATCTTCCCGATCGTCATGCTGATCTTCGCCGATCCGTTCGGTGAGGGGCCGAAGATCCTCGTCGTCGCGCTCGCGGTCTTCATCCTGATGACGATCAACACGATGGCCGGTGTGCGCGGCATCGACAAGGTCTACCTGATGGCGGGGCGCAACTACGGCGCCAATGGCTGGCAGATGATGCGGCATGTCATCATACCGGGGTCGCTGCCGGTGATCTTCGCGGGCCTGCGCATCGCGCTCGGCACGGCGATGATCGTCATCATCTCCGTCGAATTCCTGCGCGCCAAGCAGGGCGTCGGCTTCATCACCTTCTATTACTGGGAAGTCCTGAACCCCGAGAAGATGTATGCCGGCCTGGTCGTGGTCATGATGCTCGGCGTGATGCTCACCTACGGCCTTCAGGCGCTGCAACGCCGGTTGATGCCATGGCAACGTTGA
- a CDS encoding alpha/beta fold hydrolase: MATLTTDAAQASCAGEEAVLDGLFPGFAVKRVSLADGSSMRVVTAGDGPVVLLIHGYPQTLCAWHLIAPGLAQTHRVVALDLPGYGGSVAAPGSATVREPSRRAIANALFETMDRLGHERFAIVGHDRGARAGYRMALDDDRGRIVGFTSLTVIPTIEVWDRIDGAFALRAPHWFLFTQPAELVERLLSHEPVRYLDSVLDKMAGGIDRLHPLALADYRRAFAKRSVREAIYRDYAAAMGADLEQERADREAGVTLRCPVLCLWEDHAADPLPIWRNWAADVSGAALRGGHLQPEIAADAVLAHLMPFLRRCTAMEPSTP, translated from the coding sequence ATGGCAACGTTGACCACAGATGCGGCGCAGGCATCGTGCGCCGGTGAAGAGGCTGTTCTGGACGGCTTGTTTCCCGGCTTTGCGGTGAAGCGCGTCAGCCTCGCCGATGGCTCTTCCATGCGCGTGGTAACGGCCGGTGACGGGCCGGTCGTGCTGCTGATCCACGGCTACCCGCAGACGCTGTGTGCGTGGCACCTCATCGCGCCGGGACTTGCGCAGACCCACCGTGTCGTCGCGCTCGATCTTCCCGGCTATGGCGGATCGGTCGCGGCGCCGGGCAGTGCGACCGTCCGTGAACCGTCGCGGCGCGCCATTGCGAACGCCTTGTTCGAGACGATGGACAGGCTTGGTCACGAGCGTTTCGCCATCGTCGGACACGATCGCGGCGCGCGCGCCGGATACCGGATGGCGCTGGACGATGATCGCGGGCGCATCGTCGGCTTCACCTCGCTGACGGTGATCCCCACGATCGAGGTCTGGGACCGGATCGACGGCGCCTTCGCACTGCGTGCGCCGCACTGGTTTCTTTTCACGCAGCCCGCGGAGCTTGTCGAGCGTCTGCTGTCGCACGAGCCGGTGCGCTATCTCGACAGCGTGCTGGACAAGATGGCCGGTGGCATCGATCGCCTCCACCCCCTGGCGCTTGCGGATTATCGAAGGGCATTCGCGAAACGTTCGGTCCGCGAGGCCATTTATCGCGACTATGCGGCGGCGATGGGCGCGGACCTCGAGCAGGAACGCGCCGACAGGGAGGCGGGCGTGACGTTGCGATGCCCCGTCCTGTGCTTGTGGGAAGACCATGCGGCGGATCCGCTTCCGATCTGGCGCAACTGGGCGGCCGACGTCAGCGGCGCAGCGTTGCGGGGAGGGCATCTCCAGCCGGAGATCGCGGCCGACGCGGTTCTTGCGCATCTCATGCCGTTCCTGCGGCGATGCACGGCAATGGAACCGTCCACCCCGTAG
- a CDS encoding SDR family NAD(P)-dependent oxidoreductase, with amino-acid sequence MKTALITGGAGAVGSATARMLAEDGFAVVLADIAMEEATAVCDQIRADFGVDTLALHVDLSDLASLKPMVATIGARFGRLDCLVNNAGKTGAPKIGEVELDVWSSVLAINLTAPMLLCQEAIPLMRAAGGGSIVNVASRVYLSGTGIGYTSSKAGLIGLTRALAVQLGKDGIRVNAVAPSFLNSPFNKKLVEQNTAMADSFRKLTPLDRLGTPEDVAGAIAFLASDRASFITGDILHVCGGAQLAPQPV; translated from the coding sequence ATGAAGACTGCATTGATTACCGGCGGCGCGGGAGCCGTTGGTTCGGCCACGGCCCGGATGCTGGCCGAAGACGGCTTTGCCGTCGTGCTCGCCGATATCGCGATGGAAGAGGCGACTGCCGTCTGCGATCAGATCCGTGCCGATTTCGGCGTCGATACGCTGGCCTTGCACGTCGATCTGTCGGACCTTGCGTCGCTGAAGCCGATGGTCGCGACGATCGGAGCGCGCTTCGGCCGGCTCGACTGCCTCGTCAACAATGCCGGCAAGACCGGTGCGCCGAAGATCGGCGAAGTCGAGCTCGATGTCTGGAGCTCCGTCCTGGCGATCAATCTCACGGCGCCGATGCTGCTGTGCCAGGAGGCCATACCGCTGATGCGCGCGGCCGGTGGCGGCAGTATCGTCAACGTGGCGTCGCGCGTCTATCTCAGCGGCACGGGCATCGGTTACACGTCGAGCAAGGCCGGGTTGATCGGATTGACGCGTGCCTTGGCCGTGCAGCTCGGCAAGGACGGCATACGGGTCAATGCCGTTGCGCCGAGTTTCCTCAATTCGCCCTTCAACAAGAAGCTCGTCGAGCAGAACACGGCCATGGCGGACTCCTTCCGCAAGCTGACGCCGCTCGACCGGCTCGGCACGCCAGAGGACGTCGCCGGCGCCATCGCCTTCCTCGCCTCCGATCGCGCGTCCTTCATCACCGGCGACATCCTGCATGTCTGCGGCGGGGCTCAGCTCGCACCGCAACCCGTCTAG